The sequence below is a genomic window from Acidobacteriota bacterium.
CGGGCTGGTCCTAGCGCACGGGGTGAGGGGCCGCTGGCGGCCCGCGGCGCAGGTGACGGGAGCCCTGGGCGCGGCGGGAGGCCTCCTCTGGGCCTTCGGCGCGGGGGCGGGACGCCCCCACGCGCTCCTCGGCCTCTACTCAGGAGAATGGCTGGAGGTGGTCCGCCAGGTGGACGCGGAGTTGTTCCCTCTGCTCTGGCCCGCCGTCGAGTGGCGGCGCCTGATCTTCCTGCTCGCCTGCTTTGGCGGCCTCGCCGCCGTTCGATTCCTGGGCGGCAGGGCGACGCCCGCGGAACGGGAGGGGCTCCTGGTGGCCTCGGGAGCCCTGTTGGCGGCCGCCGCCGGCGTGGCGGGCTCGGCGGCGGGCGTGGCCCTCCTGGTTCAATTCTCCCTGTTGCGGGGGACGTGGCTCCTGATCCTCCTCCTGGCCCTGACCCTCAGCGGGTCCCTGGCGGAACTCCTCAGAACCGGGCGGGTTTGGGGCATCGGCCTGGGGGCCTTCGCGGCGGCCGGGTGGGCCACGGGGGCGGCCGCCCTCCAAGCATGCTCCACCGCCTGCGCGGCGGCCGTCCCCTGGCTCCTGCGGGCCGGCGACGGGTGGCGATGGGTGCGCGGGGATCGCAGTAGGTTGCTGCGCGGCCTCCTGGCGCTCCTGCTCCTCGTGCTCTTGTGGCACCTCGTGGATTTCCTGCCCATCGTCCACCCACGAAACCTCTTCGCGGACGGCCGGCCCTGGCTCCAGGCGGGGATCCTGGCGGCCGTGGCGGCCGGTGCGGCCCTTCTTCTGCCCTCGCTTCGAGGGGGCCGGGCGGCGCGGGTCCTGCCCGCGGCACTGGGCCTTTTCTTTCTCCTCGTGCCTCCGCGTCCCGTCGCCATGGCCCTGCACGACCGGCCGTGGTTCGGACGGATGTACGGCACCCGCGTGGCGCACGCCCGCGTGAAAGGGGCCCGGGCCGAGAAAGACCGGGAGGCCCTTCGGGCCATGGGGGACCTGGTACGGAGGCACGTGCCCGAGGGGGCCTCGGTGGCCGTTCCCTGCGATTGGATGACCTTCCGGCTCGATTCCCTCCGAAGCCCTTTCGTCACCTACAAGGACGGAGCCCCCGCCGAATTCGACGCCGCATACTGCGCCGAGTGGCTCCGCCGGGTCCGCCTCGTGAGGGCCTTCGAAGAGGGGGAAAGGCGCTGGACCCGGACGCCCGACCAGAGGCTACCGGAGGCGGTGTGGAGGGACCTCGCCCGGGGGCATGCCTCCGTCCGCCTGGAGTACCTGGTGAGCCGGCACGACTACGAGCTCCCCGTGGTCGGCGCGGCGGGAGGGATGACGCTTTATCGCCTTGGGCCCTGATCGCGTCGGCGGCGGAGCCGGAACGCTACGGCCGCCCCGCCGAGGGCCATCCAGGCGAGGGTGGAAACGAGGACTGCCGCGCGGGGGAGGCGGGCGTCGAAGGCCATTTCCACCTCGTGGGCGCCCGCCTCCAAATAAATTCCCCGGAACAGGAGGTCCGCGCGGCGGATGGGGACGGCCCGCCCGTCCACCGTCGCCTTCCAACGGCCGTCGAAGGCCTCCAGCACGATCAGGAGGGCGCGCTCGGCAAGGACCGCGCGCAGGGCCAGGCGGTGGGGTTCCCAGGCCCGCCACTCCACGCGCGGGGATCCGGCGGCGGGGCCCGCCGGGGCGGGGAAAGCCGGACCCTCCTGATCGCCCGCCAGGACGACGGCCGCTTCGTGGCCCCGGCCTTCCCGGAGAAGCGCCACGAAGGCGTCCCGCGCGGCCTGATCGTCCGGCGCGGCGAGGACCTCCCTCGCCAGAAAGGCCCGTGGCCCTGGCTCGAGCAGGACGGTCCTCAGGGGACCGCCCTTCGCCTCCGGCGCCAGCACGGCCCACCGCACCCCGAGGAACTTCAGGAGGGCGGGATCGGCCTTCTGCCAGCCGTAAAGGAGATGTCCAAGGTGGCCCCCGAGCCCGTAGGCGTGGGCCAAGGTCCGGGCCCCTTTCGGATTGAGGACCTGGGCCGAGCGGAGGTCCGAGACGCCCGACAGGAGGTGGAGGTTCGGGGTGAGGAGGGGGGCCCCGGTGGTGGGGCTGGCCTGGGCCCACATCCTGGAGGGGGGTTCGTTCGCGCTCCGGTCTTCGGCGGGGAAGACCCACCGGGGGGCGGGCGTGGAGGAAAAGTAGGGGTAGCGGAATCCCGAGAGGGCAAGGGGAAGCAGGGCGGCCGCCACGGCGAGGGCCGCGAGGAGCGCGCGCCGGACCGCCGGCTCCCGCGTTCCGAAAAGGAGGGGCACTCCGAGGAGGAGGATCGCCGCGAGCCAGAGGCCTCCGGTCCAGGTGCGAACGTCCGGAGGGACGAGCCGGAGGAAGCTCCAGGTCGTCAGGGCGGTCCAGAGGAGCAAGGCCCCCATCCTCCAGGCCCGCGCAGGGCGCTCCCCCTCCTCCCTCGACAACGAAGAAAGGCCAAAGACGGCCAGGACCGTGAGCGGCAGGACGGCGAGTTCAGAAGCGTGCAAGGGTGGGATGAGGCCCCCCAGGCGCAGGAGGCGGAAGGGAAGGGCGCCGGCGAGGGCCGGGACGGAATGGGCCAGGAGCAGGAGAAGTCCCGCCGCCGCGGCGCGGGCCTCCCAGCGCGCGGGACGCCGTGCGAAGGCGAGAAGGCTCCCCGCCCAGAGGAGCGGCTGGAGAAAGACGGGCCCGGAGGGATCGAAGAAGGCGGAGATCGGGTGTCCCAGGGCCACGGCCCGGTCCGGGCCCTCGGTCTTGTAGGACGAGACGTGCCCCAGCGTGGAGAGGACAGGGCCCCATTGGGCGGCCGAGAGCAGGAGGGCGAGGACGGCGCAGAGAAGGAGCCCCGCCCAGGCCCCGGCGCGGCCGATTCCGTTGCGGCCCGCGAAAAGAAAGTGGAGGGGGACGAGCGAGGCGAGCAACCACGCCGTCTCGGGCTGTCCGCTGAGGGCCGTGAGGGCCAGGCCCGCCGCCGCGGCGCACCAGGCGGCGAGGGAGCCCGAGTTCAGAGCCCGGAGGGTCGCGGCCGCCGCGGCGGGAAAGGCCCAATACGCCCAGGAGGAGCTCATGATCATGGAGGCCGAGGTGAAGGGGTTGAAGGTCCAGAGGAGCGCGCCCAGGAGGGCGGGCGTCTCGTCCAGGCCGGCCTCCTTGAAAAACCACCGGGCGCCGAGAAGGCAGGCCAGCGCCAACAGGACCCACTGGAGGGTGTAGGTGAAAGGGGACGGGTGGACGAGGAAAGGAAGGAGGAAAGGGGAGAAGGGGAGGACCTGGCCGTTTCCCACCCAGGCCCTGCCCATCCCCGTGAGGGGGTTCCACCAGGGAATCTCTCCTCCCCGCAGGCGCTGGGCGGTATAGAACGCGGCGGGGTAGTCCAGGATCACTCCCGTGGGGTCGTCGCCCGGCAGGTGGGAGAGGGCCGCGGGCAGGTCCCTCCCGCCGGCCGTCGAGCCCCTGAATTCGGGGGCCAGCAGGTGAAAGGGCACGGCGTGCCATCCCCAGAGGAGAGGCAGGAACTGGAGCAGGAGGACGGAGGCCAGGAGGAGGGACGTTCTTGGATGATCGGTTGGCACTGAGCCTGAGGAACGCCCGCTGGGGTCCGACAAGGGTCCTCCTGCGCGTATGGGTTCATTATCTCTTCGGGGACTCCTCCCCACAACGTCCCCATGGATTGAAGTAAGATGAAGAACCATGAGGCAGGCCTCACAGACCTTCATGCGTCCCCCGCACGATTGGAGAAAAGTCGTGCTCTTTCATGGGACCTTGGGGCTGTACACACTCGTGGCCTTTTTGGCGAGGGGGTACGAATTCGGAAAAGAGGATCAGAACCTGTACCTTCCGTTCGTCCTCCACTGGCTGGATCCCTCGCTTTTCCCAAACGACTACCTACTCACCTTGGGGTATGCGCGCGAGTCGATCTCCTGGGTTGCCATAACGGGCCTGGCCAAGTTCTTCCCCTTGGAAGCGATTTTCTTTTCCCTCACCACGGTCCTCAACTACGCGGTTCTTCTCCTCACCTTCCGAATTGCCCGACGGCTTTGGGCCTCCGAGGAGGCGGGGTGGATCGCGGCCTTTCTGTGGATACCCGCCTATTCCATTCCGGGAGTGACGTGCCTTTCCTTCGACGAGTACTTCACAACGAGAATGATCGGGGCCGTCTTCGGCCTGCTGGCTCTTGACGGTTTTCTCCGTCCGTCGCAGAGAACGTGTGTGGTCTCGCTGTTCCTGGGCGGGCTGTTTCACGTTGTCAGCATCCTGCCCGTGGCCGTCGGGGTTGCGGTGGCCCACGCCTGGGCCAGGCGGTTTCGCTCCGGCGCCTGGGCACTGGCTGCCGCTGCGGGGCCAGCCGTGGTGCTTTGGGCCGTCTCCACTTGGAGCGGGGCCCGGCACGATCTGCTGTTTCGATACTCCGGGTCCTGGCTCGACGTCTCCCGGCGCACCGCCACGGAGATCTTTCCTCAGAACTGGTCCGTCCACACCTGGCTTTCTATCGCTCTAGTCTGGGCCTTTTTTGGTCTTCTGGTCTCCACGCGAATCTTCCGCGATTCCGGGGAGGGGAACCGCCGGAATATCCTGGGCGTCGCCGCCGGGGTTGCCGGGGCGGAGATCCTCGGCATCGCAGGCGGGCTGTCGCTCATCGTCCTCCTCGTTCAGCTGTGCCTTCCGAGAGGCTTGCTTTACCTCGTGTTCCTTAGCGCGGTTCTCTTTGCGGGCGCTGTGATTCCGATGGCCAAGCGTGGACGTCTCGGGGCGCTCCTGGCCATGTGGGCGGTCCTTCTTTGGATGACAGGAACCCCGGCCGCTCAAGTCATCGCGTGCCTTCTCGTCGTCGGACACGAAAGGGCATCCGACCTGAGGCGCTGGCTCCGGGAGCGGTTTCTGCCTGACAAGATCCGAGTGTTGGCCGCTCTTACCGGTCTTCTGGCCCTCATTCTCTTCATTCAGGGAGCCGCCTTCTGGGCCAACGTGGACCCATGGACTTGGCTGCCGTCCTGGTCCCCCCTAGCCGCGGCTCTGGCCGGAGCGCTGACCGTCTTGGAGGGCCTGCGCAGACTCGTCGGTGGCAATCGTTGGGCCCCGGCCCTGCTCCCCCTGGGCTTTTGTGCGATGCTCCTCCTCTCCCCCACTCGGCCCGTGGTGGCCCTGCTGATGAAATCGAGGGAGGTTCGGGGGTGGTACGGCGGGCGCATCGCTTCCCACGTCGTAGCCCTGGCCGCGGAAAGCAGGAAACGAGAGATCGAGGTGCGGGCGGCCGAGTGGACGAGGCGAGAGGTACCTCCGGAGGCCACGGTTCTGGTGCCCCCGGACTGGATGCGATTCCGGGTGGAGTCCCTTCGGTCCTCGTTCGTGACCTACAAGGATGGAGTCCCCTCGGAATTCGATTCCGGTTATGCTGCGGAATGGTACGCTCGGATAACGGCGATCCGAGGCTTGCGTTGGGAGCGGGGAGGGTGGTCGAGGGAGACCTCCCTGCCCCTGTCCCGGACGGAGCTCCTCGATCTGGCCCGAAAATACCGGCCGATTCGGTTGGGTTACGTATGGAGCGAACACCCATATGACCTGCCCGCCAAAGGCCGGGCTGGAACCTTCACTCTGTACGCTCTGACCGACCCCTCCGCCCTTTCCGGCCGGCCCGATCGGGCTCCACCCTAGGCCGCCCCGCGCCCTCCGCCCGAAGAGGAGAGGAGTCGGCGGACCGCGAGGAGGCTCGTCCCGATCAGAAGTGTAAGGAGGGCGGTCCACACGCCCGCCCTGTGCGCCGGGCTCTCGAAGCGGAAAAGAACCTCGTGGGCGCCTGGCGGGAGCTGCACGGCACGAAAGACCCCGTTGCACCGCAGGATTTCGGAGGGCACGCCGTCGATCCAGACCCTCCATCCAGGGTGATAGGCGTCGGACAAGACCAGCAGGGAATCTCCTTCCGTTCGCGCCTGGAACAGCAGCCGGTCAGGTTCGTCGAGGAGCCAGGTCAGGAAAGGTGCCGAATCCCCACGGGCGGGGGGCGGGGGAGGCCCTCCCTCCACGGCCACCCTTTTGTCCGAGGATCCGTCCAGGAGACTCCTGCGGAAAAAAGCGCCGGCCTGGTCAAGGCTCTCGACGTTCACCCAGTCCATGAGGATTCGGGCCCTCGGCAGGGGGGATTCCACGCCCCAAACATCGAGGGGTTCGCCGGATTGTGCCAGGAAAAAGCCTCTTCGGAGAGGGGTCCCGTGGGGAACCGCCAGATGGGAGACGGAAACCCAGCGCAGGAAATCCGCGCTCGGGCGGTTGAACGCCAGCACCGTGCAGGACGGTTCCGATTTGTCCCACTCAAGATTGAGATTGAAGAGAGCGGGCGTGCGGTACGGTCCGTTCGACCGAAGGTCCGTGAGGTCCCATACGGGGGCGAGATTGGGGCTCAGGGGGGCGTTGAACCGAGTTCCTTCGAAGGTGGCCCCCGAGAAGCGACCGTGGTCCGGCACGTGTTTCGCAAGGTAGGCGACGCTCGTCGGCGGATCCACGGACGGCTCAAGAGGCGAGAGGAAGGAGTGCGGAGTGAACGGCACAACCAGGGGAATCGCCGCCAGGGAGGTCAGGGAGACTATTCGAAGGAAAGCCCCGCGGGGAGCGAGTGCGAGGCCGCCCAAGAGCAGCGCGGACTGGGCGGCGATCAGGTAGTGGAGGGGGGGAAACAGCGCCGGCCAAAAGATGGACCCGTTCACATAAAAGGCCCAGGATCCGCCAAAGTACAAGAGAAGTCCGTATGCGATGGCACGGACATTCCGAAAGCGTTCACTGGCCTGGGAGGCGATCATCAACCGGGCTCCCTGGAAACTCAGCCAAAGCAGGCCCGCCCAGAAGAGGATCTGAGCGTATCGGGCCACCATTTGGCCGCCCAGCGCCCCAGCCGCACGGACCATGTCCAGCGGCCCCCCCTGAAACTGGACGAACCCCCCCGTCAGGAGGAGGAGCGCTCCCGCTACCCATCCTCGGGTCCTCCGCTCCACAGCGGCGAAGGCAAGACCCCACAGGATCGGATGCACCCAGGCGGTCGAGCGGGGGTTGAACAGATCGGCGTAGAAGAGTCCTCCGATGCCTTTCCAGAACACTTTGTAGCTGTCCCAGCGGGTCAATTCGGCCAGGAAGGGAAAGGTGTGAACCGCCGTGAGGCCTCCGAGGAAAAGCGAAAAGAGACCCAGGCGCACCAGTACCGAAGGGATCCGAAGGCCCGTTTCAAGCAGAAAACAGGCATAGGCGAGGGCGGTGATTCCGGAAACCAGGAGTGCCTCCTCGGGATGTCCGGAGAAGACCGCGAAGGCGCACCCCAGGGCAGGCCACCAGGCGTGTGGAGGTCCACTCCTGGCCGCCCGGTGCGCCAGGAAGAGGCCCCACCCCAAGAACCAATCGGCCCAGCCGTTGGAAAGATACATGGCTTGAAGGGTCCAGGGGTTGAAGGCGGAGAGGCAAGCCCACGCCGCCGCCAGCACGGGCCTCCCGCCTGCATACCGGAAGAAGAGGAAAAGCCCCAGAAGACCAGCCAGAGCCTTCAGGGAAACGCCGATCCAGAAAGTGTTCGCGGATGGCGAGTAGAAGAAGGGGGCCATGAATACGTCATAGGGCTTGCTTTGCGGGTCAGCGACGGCGGGGGTACCGCATCCGACGGAGGGATTCCAGAGGGGAAAGCGGCCTTTGTTGAATTCCTGCGCGAGAAAGTGATAGGCAGGCCAGTGAATCCAGAGGAGGGATGCGTCTTGATTCGGGAATCGGGTGATCGCGGTGGGAGCGCGCTGTTCCGCGGGGAGCCCGAGCAGGGTCGGGTCGGGAAGGACGTGGAACCCCATGTAATTCAGGCGGAACACAAAAACGGGCGCGAAGAAATAAAGCCAGACCGCGAGGAGCAGAAAAACGGCAAGACCCCAATCCCGCGCTGACGTGCCTTCGCCCGGCAGTTGGGTCCTTTCTTGCCTCACAGTTCGCTCTCCGCCGCTCGTGGCCAACCTCCCGATTCCTCGCTTTCGGCCATGGCTCCTGCAATGTCCGTATAATGATACTCGAATCGGGGACGGGGGATGAGATGGGAGTGCGAAGGCACTCGCAACCAGAGAGGAAGCGGGTGGGTCAAAAAGACGTGAGGTCCGGTCGGACGATCTGGGGCGTCTTCTGTCTCCTAATCGGGGCGGCGGCCGTCCTGTACTTTCTTCCGTTCTTGGCCGGCGGGAAAACCCTCCCTTCCTTCCACTGGGAGCCGGGGAGGGTCACGGGCATTCCGGAGGGAGGGGCGGCTCCTTCCATCCACCGGAATTTCCCGGGCAAGGACAACGCGCCGATTCTCGTCCACTACCCGAACGCCGCCTTCGCCGGTTCCTGTCTTCGGGACGGCCGTCTACCACTGTGGAACCCCTACGTGGCATGCGGAACGCCCGCCCTGGGTTCAGGGCAGGTGCTGCCCTTCTCCCCCTTCCTCTGGTTGTTTTACGTTCACTCCGATCCCTGGACCTATACCCTCGGCCTGCTCTTGGGAAGCCTTTGGTGCGGGTGGGGAGGCTACCTCTGGCTGGGGCGATTCGGCCTGGCCTCATGGCCGAGAGCCTTCGGCGCCGTCCTGTGGGCCTTCAACCCCTACACCCTCCGCATCCTGACTTTCAGCAACGTGTGGGCGGCCTGGTGGTTCGGTTGGCTTCTTTGGGCCTGGGACCGGTGCCTCGACCCGAGGGATCGAAGATGGTGGCTGCCGTCGATCATGGTTGCGGGGACGGTCTACTGCGGCCATCCGGAGGAGGCTCTCCTTCTTGCGGTCGGATCGGGCGTGTACGCAATGGCGTGCTGGGTTGCGTCCGAAAGGTCCGGGCGTCTCTCCCTAAGGGCTTGGGTGGCTCGCGCCTCGGGCGCTGTGGCCCTGGCAGGGATCCTTACGGCCGTTCACCTCCTGCCCGTGCTTGCCCACCTGTCCGAATCCTTTACATACAAATTGACCACCCCCGAACGGTGGACTCGGGCAAGCCTCGCCTTGGAAAGTGTGCTAAACCCCCGTTCGGAGGTCTTTGTGGCCCCTCTCTTCTGGGGGCTTGCGGTGGTGGGGCTGGCGGGTTGGAGTGCCGCTGGAGCGGGGAGAAGGCTCTGGCCTGTCCTGGTTCTTCTCGTTTTTTCCATTCTCATTCTGTTTCGTCCCCTTCCCTGGTCCTTTCTTATGGGACCCCTCACCCTGGGGGGCATCCTCCCCGGACTCTACGCACGAGGCCTCTTCTGGTTTTCGACGTCGGCTCTCGTCGCCATCGGAGCGGGCAAGCTTTGGGAAGCCGCAAGGGAGCACCGGCGGGCGTCCGTGCGCCAGCTCTTGCTTGGAGGGCTGGCCTTTGCCGGGCTTTGCTGGGCGGCCTATCTGGACGGCTCCATGGTCCACGTCCTCCTTCGCCCCGACGTGCTCGTTCTCCAGGGAGTATTGATGGGGGTGCTCGCCTCCGGCGTATTGCTGAAGCCCGAGCGCCTCAAAGCGGGGGTCCTCACATTGGGTTTGGCCGTGGCGGCCGTCTCCCCCCTCGTGTGCCACTCGCCTGGATTTCGCTATTACGATGCCTTCGGCGCGGGTAGCCCCCCTTCGTCGCTCCCAGGCTTGGGAGGTGGGGGTTCCGAGGAGAACCACGCGAGGATATGGGCAGGAGGGCCCGATTATTGGCGTGCACCCGACCTCTCCCCCAACCTGGCCAGCCTGTGGAAAGCGCGAGATGTCCGCCTGGTAGATGTTCTGGTCCTGCGGCGCTACATGCGCATCGAGACGGCCCTCTCCGGCCCCCGACCCGAACCGGCTTCGACTTGGTTCCGGTTTCATGGGGCCGCTCCGGGGGATCTGGGCCTGCTTGGCGTGGACCGGATCGCCCAATCCGAGGGCCGAAACTCCGGCCGTTTTCGCTGGATCCCTGTGGAGCGGCCTCTCCCTCGTGCGTTCCTGGTTCAGAGCATCGTTCCGGCCTCGGACGAGGAGGATTCCCTCCGGAAATGGTCCAAGCTCCGATCCTCGGGTGCCTTACACGGCATGGCCGTGGTGGAGGGGTGGTCGGGTGGAAGGGCGGGGCCAACGGAAGCCACCTTTGAAAGCATAAATTGGATTTGCGACCGGGACGACCGGGTGGAGCTGGCCGTCACGTCCCCATCGCCGGCGGTCCTCGTCCTGCTGGATACTTACGCCTCCGGCTGGAAGGCCACAGTGAACGGCGCCTCCGCCCGGATCTACCCGGCCAACGTGGCCTTCCGCGCCGTCGAAGTGCCTGAGGGAAAGTCGCGAATTGTGTTCTTCTACCGGCCCCGGTCCGTGTACGCCGGGCTTACGATCAGCCTCTTCGGTTGGATGGCTGTGGCTGTCTTGGCGTGGCGTCGTAGGAGGCGAGGTTGACGGACCGTCCCGGGAGAACATCATCGGGAGGATCGGCTTGGTGGCTTTGGGCCGGAGCGGCCGCGGCGGTGTGCGCAACTCTGGTCAGGGGGTATCGGTTCGGGGTGGAGGATCAGGCTCTCTACCTGCCCTTCGTTCTTCACTGGATCGATCCTAGTCTCTTTGCCGGAGATTACCTCCTGGCTGCGAGTTGGGCGAAGGAGTCCCTGGTCTGGCCCTTTCTGGCGGCCACCGGAAAGTGGTTTTCGCTGAAGGCGATGTTCTTTGGACTGCATTTTCTCTGCACTCTTGTTCTCTTCGCCTTCTTGTTCGGGACGGCCATGGAGGTGTGGAGGCGGGTCGAGATTGCCTGGCTGGCTGTCTTGTTGTGGCTACCCGCGTACGAAATCCCCGGAGCGGGGATCAACACCTTCGATGACTATTTCACGACTCGATCCGTGGGCTTCGTGATCGCAGCGGCCGGGCTCTATCTTCTTGTTCGAGGAAGGCATTGGTTGGCAGCAAGTGTCTTGGCCGGGGGCTGTTTCATCCACGTCCTCTCGGTGCTGCCTCCCATGGCGGGTCTCGTAGTCTCACTCCTTCTGGAACGCAAGGTCAGGGATGCGTGGCGAGTCGTTTTGTTCTTCGCCGGCACAGGGCTCCTCTTTCTTGTGTACACGCGGTTCTTGGGCGCGCGGCATGACCTCTTCATGCGGTTTCCTGAAGAAACCAGAGAATTGCTTTGGACGACTTTTCCCGATTTGTTCCCGCAAGGCTGGTCTTTTTCCACTTGGTTGGGAGCAGGGGTCTACCTGGGGATCTTCGGGCTGGCCTTCCTGTGCAGGTGGCGTTGCGGAACGATGGGGCAGGCCGAACGCAGGGTCTTTTCAATGGGGGCGGGGGCAGCGCTCTCGGCGGTTCTGGGCCTTGCTGGAACCTGGTCGAACCTGGCCCTCTTTCCGCAACTGTCCCTGCTTCGGGGGCTTTATTGGTTGGTCCTCGTGACCACCCTCATTGTGGCGGCGGAAGGCGCCCGCTGGTTGGAGAGCCCGAAAGCCCGCATCCGGATGGCAGGGGTCTACCTCTTGTCATCCTGGATCATGGGTGCGGTAGGCGCCCATGCTGTTGTCTTTGCCGTTATGGCAGCGTGCGTTCTGAGAGAATCTCCAGCCTTGGGTCCGCCGGTGGGTCCCCTGGATCGGATCGGAGGTCTGGCTTGGGTCCTGATGGGTCTTCTCGTTCTTCTTCAGGCGTATTGGATGATCGTGCTTCCCGCGATGGGCTTTTGCAGGGAAGCCAACGGTTTGCCGGTCGCCATCCTGGCCTGCGCGACAGTAGGAATCGCCAGCCGGCCTCCAATAAGGGTGGGAGGCGCCTCAGCGGTTCGTGTCGGCGCTCTTTGGCTGGGAATCCTGACGGCCCTCGTCCTCTTCCCCACCGAGCCCATGGTGCACCTGTCGGGAAAGCGTCCCGCTCTGTCTGCATGGTTCCCGTCTCTGGAGCAGGCAGTTCATCGAACGCAGGCGAACCGCGCGTCGGAGGCCTCGCGGCGCCGCATGGCCGAAGCCGTCCAAGCCGCCGTCCCCAAAGGGGACACCGTCGTTGTGCCTCCTGATTGGACGGATTTCCGCGTC
It includes:
- a CDS encoding YfhO family protein; this encodes MRQERTQLPGEGTSARDWGLAVFLLLAVWLYFFAPVFVFRLNYMGFHVLPDPTLLGLPAEQRAPTAITRFPNQDASLLWIHWPAYHFLAQEFNKGRFPLWNPSVGCGTPAVADPQSKPYDVFMAPFFYSPSANTFWIGVSLKALAGLLGLFLFFRYAGGRPVLAAAWACLSAFNPWTLQAMYLSNGWADWFLGWGLFLAHRAARSGPPHAWWPALGCAFAVFSGHPEEALLVSGITALAYACFLLETGLRIPSVLVRLGLFSLFLGGLTAVHTFPFLAELTRWDSYKVFWKGIGGLFYADLFNPRSTAWVHPILWGLAFAAVERRTRGWVAGALLLLTGGFVQFQGGPLDMVRAAGALGGQMVARYAQILFWAGLLWLSFQGARLMIASQASERFRNVRAIAYGLLLYFGGSWAFYVNGSIFWPALFPPLHYLIAAQSALLLGGLALAPRGAFLRIVSLTSLAAIPLVVPFTPHSFLSPLEPSVDPPTSVAYLAKHVPDHGRFSGATFEGTRFNAPLSPNLAPVWDLTDLRSNGPYRTPALFNLNLEWDKSEPSCTVLAFNRPSADFLRWVSVSHLAVPHGTPLRRGFFLAQSGEPLDVWGVESPLPRARILMDWVNVESLDQAGAFFRRSLLDGSSDKRVAVEGGPPPPPARGDSAPFLTWLLDEPDRLLFQARTEGDSLLVLSDAYHPGWRVWIDGVPSEILRCNGVFRAVQLPPGAHEVLFRFESPAHRAGVWTALLTLLIGTSLLAVRRLLSSSGGGRGAA
- a CDS encoding YfhO family protein — protein: MGQKDVRSGRTIWGVFCLLIGAAAVLYFLPFLAGGKTLPSFHWEPGRVTGIPEGGAAPSIHRNFPGKDNAPILVHYPNAAFAGSCLRDGRLPLWNPYVACGTPALGSGQVLPFSPFLWLFYVHSDPWTYTLGLLLGSLWCGWGGYLWLGRFGLASWPRAFGAVLWAFNPYTLRILTFSNVWAAWWFGWLLWAWDRCLDPRDRRWWLPSIMVAGTVYCGHPEEALLLAVGSGVYAMACWVASERSGRLSLRAWVARASGAVALAGILTAVHLLPVLAHLSESFTYKLTTPERWTRASLALESVLNPRSEVFVAPLFWGLAVVGLAGWSAAGAGRRLWPVLVLLVFSILILFRPLPWSFLMGPLTLGGILPGLYARGLFWFSTSALVAIGAGKLWEAAREHRRASVRQLLLGGLAFAGLCWAAYLDGSMVHVLLRPDVLVLQGVLMGVLASGVLLKPERLKAGVLTLGLAVAAVSPLVCHSPGFRYYDAFGAGSPPSSLPGLGGGGSEENHARIWAGGPDYWRAPDLSPNLASLWKARDVRLVDVLVLRRYMRIETALSGPRPEPASTWFRFHGAAPGDLGLLGVDRIAQSEGRNSGRFRWIPVERPLPRAFLVQSIVPASDEEDSLRKWSKLRSSGALHGMAVVEGWSGGRAGPTEATFESINWICDRDDRVELAVTSPSPAVLVLLDTYASGWKATVNGASARIYPANVAFRAVEVPEGKSRIVFFYRPRSVYAGLTISLFGWMAVAVLAWRRRRRG
- a CDS encoding DUF6798 domain-containing protein; protein product: MAGGGAERVEGKRGTPFLRGVPWLRHAGLAACTLLAVAARGYGYGVEDQNLYLPFLLKWNDPSLFPADLLLTQGFARESVVWVLLSALGRLASLEAVFLGTYLAASYATLFFVHRLARAWWDDGAAAWIAVFLWIPAYTVPGVANTTFDAYLTTRILGGVFALAALEAFFRRRNGASALWVLGGGLVHLVTAVPVAAGLVLAHGVRGRWRPAAQVTGALGAAGGLLWAFGAGAGRPHALLGLYSGEWLEVVRQVDAELFPLLWPAVEWRRLIFLLACFGGLAAVRFLGGRATPAEREGLLVASGALLAAAAGVAGSAAGVALLVQFSLLRGTWLLILLLALTLSGSLAELLRTGRVWGIGLGAFAAAGWATGAAALQACSTACAAAVPWLLRAGDGWRWVRGDRSRLLRGLLALLLLVLLWHLVDFLPIVHPRNLFADGRPWLQAGILAAVAAGAALLLPSLRGGRAARVLPAALGLFFLLVPPRPVAMALHDRPWFGRMYGTRVAHARVKGARAEKDREALRAMGDLVRRHVPEGASVAVPCDWMTFRLDSLRSPFVTYKDGAPAEFDAAYCAEWLRRVRLVRAFEEGERRWTRTPDQRLPEAVWRDLARGHASVRLEYLVSRHDYELPVVGAAGGMTLYRLGP
- a CDS encoding DUF6798 domain-containing protein, coding for MRQASQTFMRPPHDWRKVVLFHGTLGLYTLVAFLARGYEFGKEDQNLYLPFVLHWLDPSLFPNDYLLTLGYARESISWVAITGLAKFFPLEAIFFSLTTVLNYAVLLLTFRIARRLWASEEAGWIAAFLWIPAYSIPGVTCLSFDEYFTTRMIGAVFGLLALDGFLRPSQRTCVVSLFLGGLFHVVSILPVAVGVAVAHAWARRFRSGAWALAAAAGPAVVLWAVSTWSGARHDLLFRYSGSWLDVSRRTATEIFPQNWSVHTWLSIALVWAFFGLLVSTRIFRDSGEGNRRNILGVAAGVAGAEILGIAGGLSLIVLLVQLCLPRGLLYLVFLSAVLFAGAVIPMAKRGRLGALLAMWAVLLWMTGTPAAQVIACLLVVGHERASDLRRWLRERFLPDKIRVLAALTGLLALILFIQGAAFWANVDPWTWLPSWSPLAAALAGALTVLEGLRRLVGGNRWAPALLPLGFCAMLLLSPTRPVVALLMKSREVRGWYGGRIASHVVALAAESRKREIEVRAAEWTRREVPPEATVLVPPDWMRFRVESLRSSFVTYKDGVPSEFDSGYAAEWYARITAIRGLRWERGGWSRETSLPLSRTELLDLARKYRPIRLGYVWSEHPYDLPAKGRAGTFTLYALTDPSALSGRPDRAPP
- a CDS encoding DUF6798 domain-containing protein → MTDRPGRTSSGGSAWWLWAGAAAAVCATLVRGYRFGVEDQALYLPFVLHWIDPSLFAGDYLLAASWAKESLVWPFLAATGKWFSLKAMFFGLHFLCTLVLFAFLFGTAMEVWRRVEIAWLAVLLWLPAYEIPGAGINTFDDYFTTRSVGFVIAAAGLYLLVRGRHWLAASVLAGGCFIHVLSVLPPMAGLVVSLLLERKVRDAWRVVLFFAGTGLLFLVYTRFLGARHDLFMRFPEETRELLWTTFPDLFPQGWSFSTWLGAGVYLGIFGLAFLCRWRCGTMGQAERRVFSMGAGAALSAVLGLAGTWSNLALFPQLSLLRGLYWLVLVTTLIVAAEGARWLESPKARIRMAGVYLLSSWIMGAVGAHAVVFAVMAACVLRESPALGPPVGPLDRIGGLAWVLMGLLVLLQAYWMIVLPAMGFCREANGLPVAILACATVGIASRPPIRVGGASAVRVGALWLGILTALVLFPTEPMVHLSGKRPALSAWFPSLEQAVHRTQANRASEASRRRMAEAVQAAVPKGDTVVVPPDWTDFRVLTGRASFVTRKDFCGALYDRSFRAEWMNRMDALKIPYGRGGEETSVFRLREEEWRALSGHYAPLRLNFLITSEPLSLPKLAASQGLFLYWIGESPADIGQGSNP